One Onychostoma macrolepis isolate SWU-2019 chromosome 10, ASM1243209v1, whole genome shotgun sequence genomic region harbors:
- the tmem167a gene encoding protein kish-A, with amino-acid sequence MSAIFNFQSLLTVILLLICTCAYIRALAPSLLDKNKTGFLGIFWKCARIAAEACEDLEQAEDFQEQLQDSTAGNKMCNWATFRLSRAELASGNACGVLSKYSLSISHPPGPIFVNTNNCWSPW; translated from the exons ATG TCTGCCATATTTAATTTCCAGAGTTTGTTAACGGTCATCTTACTGCTCATCTGCACCTGCGCATATATACGAGCTCTCGCTCCCAGCCTGCTGGATAAGAACAAAACAGG ATTCCTTGGAATATTCTGGAAATGTGCAAGAATAG CAGCAGAAGCATGTGAGGATTTGGAGCAGGCAGAGGATTTCCAAGAACAGCTACAAGATTCTACAGCAGGGAACAAGATGTGTAATTGGGCGACATTCAGACTCTCCCGGGCAGAACTGGCTTCTGGTAATGCATGTGGAGTGCTCTCCAAATACAGCTTGAGCATTTCTCATCCTCCCGGACCtatttttgtaaatacaaataattgttGGTCTCCATGGTAA